The candidate division WOR-3 bacterium sequence ATTAACCCCCGTAAATCCAGCTTTTTTACGATTGGATAACCGGGTTTATTTGAAATTTTAATTATTTAAAATAATCATGCTTTATTCTTCCCTTTCTCAACCCATTCGTGTCATGCGAATTATTGCCCGCATGAATATCGGCGGCCCTGCCACTCACGTTACTTTACTCAATGAAGGATTAACCCGTCTCGGTTATGAATGTCTGTTGGTCACGGGAATGGAGACTGCTCGCGAAGGCACTTTGAAAGATGAAGTAGCAGCCCGCAATTTGTCAATGGAAATTATTCCCAGCTTGGGGCGAGAAATTTCCCTCAATCAAGAT is a genomic window containing:
- a CDS encoding glycosyltransferase family 1 protein, encoding MRIIARMNIGGPATHVTLLNEGLTRLGYECLLVTGMETAREGTLKDEVAARNLSMEIIPSLGREISLNQD